A DNA window from Salvelinus namaycush isolate Seneca chromosome 30, SaNama_1.0, whole genome shotgun sequence contains the following coding sequences:
- the dtwd1 gene encoding tRNA-uridine aminocarboxypropyltransferase 1 encodes MSSSDVLASPGGVDMSSSPKSPLAKTQHPDQDSKPVTKQNPVPASPPLHGLKLAPHRELEQAQQRGRLKCSSCGGSRMFFCYTCCSLVGVSQQEIPSVKLPIKIDIIKHPSEVDGKSTAIHAKILAPDDVTIYTYPCIPEYEDDTDKVVLVFPGPGSVSVEEMTWRLQNLADMKSAASPDEEPSPKRPRAEEPGATQQAEGQTSGATHTEERGGAAGIEGQTETPGACPLQRVVFIDSTWNQTTRIITDERLQALLRVELKTRKTCFWRHQKGSPDTYLATIEAVYYFLKDYQELCLRQEYTGQYDNLMYFYCYLHTLINKAKTTAGRR; translated from the exons ATGTCCAGTTCGGACGTGCTAGCCAGTCCCGGCGGCGTGGACATGTCCTCCTCTCCCAAATCACCACTGGCTAAAACCCAACATCCTGACCAGGACTCCAAACCAGTAACCAAACAGAACCCTGTCcctgcctcccctcccctccatggTCTGAAGCTGGCTCCCCACAGGGAGCTGGAGCAGGCGCAGCAGAGGGGCAGGCTGAAGTGTTCTAGCTGCGGAGGCTCCCGGATGTTCTTCTGCTACACCTGCTGCTCTTTAGTGGGCGTCAGCCAGCAGGAAATCCCCTCCGTCAAG CTCCCTATAAAGATTGACATCATCAAGCATCCCAGTGAGGTTGATGGGAAGAGCACAGCCATACACGCCAAGATCCTCGCCCCTGATGATGTCACCATCTACACCTACCCCTGCATACCTGAGTATGAAGATGACACAGACAAA GTAGTGCTGGTGTTCCCTGGTCCTGGATCAGTCTCAGTGGAGGAGATGACATGGAGATTACAGAACCTGGCTGACATGAAGTCAGCTGCCTCCCCTGACGAGGAACCGTCCCCAAAGAGGCCCAGAGCTGAGGAGCCAGGGGCCACACAGCAGGCTGAGGGACAGACATCAggagccacacacacagaggagaggggaggggcagcagGGATAGAGGGCCAGACTGAGACACCAGGAGCCTGTCCCCTCCAGAGAGTGGTGTTCATCGACAGCACATGGAACCAGACCACCAGAATCATCACAGATGAGAGACTACAGG CGTTGCTCCGCGTGGAGCTGAAGACCAGGAAGACGTGTTTCTGGCGCCATCAGAAAGGTTCTCCAGACACCTACCTGGCAACCATAGAGGCTGTCTACTACTTCCTCAAGGACTACCAGGAGCTGTGTCTGAGACAGGAGTACACAGGACAGTATGACAACCTGATGTACTTCTACTGTTACCTACACACACTGATCAACAAGGCTAAGACAACTGCTGGGAGACGCTGA
- the LOC120024992 gene encoding NAD(P) transhydrogenase, mitochondrial-like, whose amino-acid sequence MSSLLRCVSCCGSTVTLLQQGVRHHTPGRRAFRTFPQLWNCEPAKGRLYKDLVVGVPKEIFKNERRVAVSPAGVELLVKQGFNVQVESGAGDHAKFSDQMYRNAGASITDTNGAFGSDLVLKVRAPVLNEATGKHESELLKPKSTLVSFIYPAQNPDLMEKLAQSQTTVLAMDQVPRVTIAQGYDALSSMANIAGYKAVVLAANHFGRFFTGQITAAGKVPPAKVLVIGGGVAGLAAAGAAKSMGAIVRGFDTRPAALEQFKSFGAEPLEVHIKESGDGVGGYAKEMSPEFIAAEMELFAKQCKDVDILISTALIPGKRAPILIKTEMVESMKDGSVVVDLAAEAGGNIETTKPGELHVHKGVTHIGFTDLPSRMPTQASTLYSNNVLKLLKAISPDKDYFHFEPKEEFDHGTLDHVIRGTMVMQEGKSLFPSPQPKTQPPAAPVKQKSVAELAAEKAAVVSPFQKTLTNAGVYTAGLSTCLALGLAAPNAAFTQMVTTFGLAGIVGYHTVWGVTSALHSPLMSVTNAISGLTAVGGLVLMGGGLHPSSFPEGLALAAAFVSSINIAGGFMITQRMLDMFKRPTDPPEYNYLYGLPIGVFIGGYGASVAAGFHIEQMMYLGSGMCCVGALAGLSSQGTSRLGNALGMMGVAGGIAATLGSLKPSPELLAQMSAAMATGGTLGLTIAKRIEITDLPQLVAAFHSLVGLAAVLTCVAEYMIEYPHLDVHPAANMVKTVAYLGTYIGGVTFSGSLVAYGKLQGVLNSAPLMLPGRHMMNAGLMTASVGGMIPFMLSADYATGMGCLVGVSGLSTIMGVTLTMAIGGADMPVVITVLNSYSGWALCAEGFLLDNNLMTIVGALIGSSGAILSYIMCVAMNRSLPNVILGGFGTSSTAGGKPMEITGTHTEVNVDQSIELIKEANSIIITPGWGLCAAKAQYPIADMVKMLVEQGKSVRFGIHPVAGRMPGQLNVLLAEAGVPYDVVLEMDEINEDFKETDLTLVVGANDTVNSAAQEDPNSIIAGMPVLEVWKSKQVIVMKRTMGVGYAAVDNPIFYKPNTSMLLGDAKKTCDTLQAKIREAYY is encoded by the exons GACGGCTGTATAAGGACCTGGTGGTAGGAGTTCCTAAGGAGATCTTTAAGAATGAGCGTCGTGTGGCTGTGTCCCCTGCGGGGGTGGAGCTGCTCGTCAAACAGGGCTTCAACGTCCAGGTGGAGTCTGGAGCAGGAGACCACGCTAAGTTCTCTGACCAAATGTACAGAAACGCTGGAGCCTCCATCACAGACACTAACGGGGCCTTCGGATCTGACCTGGTCCTCAAG GTGAGAGCTCCAGTGTTGAATGAGGCTACTGGCAAACATGAGTCAGAGCTGCTGAAGCCTAAATCCACCCTGGTGAGCTTCATCTACCCAGCCCAGAATCCTGATCTCATGGAGAAGCTGGCCCAGAGTCAGACCACCGTGCTGGCCATGGATCAGGTCCCGCGCGTCACCATCGCACAGGGCTACGACGCACTCAGCTCCATGGCTAACATTGCAGG GTACAAGGCTGTTGTTCTGGCTGCTAACCACTTTGGCAGATTCTTCACTGGTCAGATCACAGCAGCAGGGAAAGTCCCCCCAGCCAAG GTCCTGGTCATCGGAGGTGGAGTGGCTGGTTTGGCTGCAGCTGGAGCCGCCAAGTCTATGGGAGCTATCGTCAGAGGCTTCGATACCAG ACCAGCAGCTCTGGAACAGTTTAAGTCGTTCGGGGCGGAGCCTTTGGAGGTGCACATTAAGGAGTCCGGGGACGGTGTTGGAGGTTACGCCAAGGAGATGTCCCCAGAGTTCATTGCAGCTGAGATGGAGTTGTTTGCCAAGCAGTGTAAAGACGTGGACATCCTCATCAGTACTGCTCTCATCCCAG GTAAGCGAGCTCCCATCCTGATCAAGACAGAGATGGTGGAGTCTATGAAGGATGGCTCTGTGGTGGTGGATCTGGCTGCTGAGGCTGGAGGAAACATTGAGACCACCAAGCCTGGAGAGCTGCACGTACACAAG GGTGTGACACACATCGGCTTCACGGACCTACCCAGCCGTATGCCCACCCAAGCCAGCACCCTGTACTCCAACAACGTGCTCAAGCTGCTCAAGGCCATCAG CCCAGACAAAGACTACTTCCACTTTGAGCCCAAAGAAGAGTTTGATCACGGGACACTGGACCACGTCATCAGAGGAACCATGGTCATGCAG GAAGGCAAGAGCCTGTTCCCATCCCCCCAACCTAAGACACAACCCCCGGCCGCTCCAGTCAAACAGAAAAGTGTAGCAGAGCTAGCGGCAGAGAAGGCAGCTGTGGTCTCACCCTTCCAGAAGACCTTGACCAATGCTGGTGTCTACACCGCAG GTCTCTCTACATGTCTGGCTCTGGGCTTGGCGGCGCCCAACGCAGCCTTCACCCAGATGGTCACAACTTTCGGCCTGGCCGGCATCGTGGGATACCACACGGTGTGGGGCGTCACCTCCGCCCTCCACTCACCCCTCATGTCCGTCACCAACGCCATCTCAG GTCTGACTGCTGTGGGTGGTCTGGTCCTGATGGGGGGAggtctccacccctcctccttccccGAGGGCCTGGCTCTGGCTGCAGCCTTCGTCTCCTCCATCAACATCGCAG GTGGGTTCATGATCACCCAGAGGATGCTGGACATGTTTAAGCGTCCTACAGACCCTCCAGAGTACAACTACCTGTACGGTCTGCCAATAGGAGTCTTCATAGGAGGTTACGGGGCCTCTGTGGCTGCTGGCTTCCACATCGAGCAG ATGATGTACCTGGGGTCTGGTATGTGCTGTGTGGGAGCATTGGCAGGGCTGTCTTCACAGGGCACCAGTCGTCTGGGTAATGCCCTGGGCATGATGGGGGTAGCAGGGGGCATTGCTGCCACCCTCGGCTCCCTGAAGCCCTCTCCTGAGCTGCTGGCACAGATGAGTGCCGCAATGGCCACCGGAGGAACCCTGG GTCTGACCATTGCTAAGCGTATTGAGATCACCGACCTCCCTCAGCTGGTAGCTGCCTTCCACAGCCTGGTGGGTCTGGCTGCAGTGCTGACCTGTGTGGCAGAGTACATGATCGAGTACCCCCACCTGGACGTGCACCCTGCAGCCAACATGGTGAAGACTGTGGCCTACCTCGGCACATACATCGGAGGGGTCACCTTCAGTGGGTCACTGGTGGCCTATGGCAAGCTGCAAG GCGTTCTGAACTCCGCCCCGCTGATGTTGCCGGGGCGTCACATGATGAACGCCGGTCTGATGACGGCGTCTGTCGGTGGTATGATTCCCTTCATGCTCAGTGCTGACTACGCTACTGGCATGGGCTGTCTGGTTGGAGTGTCTGGACTCTCCACCATCATG GGTGTAACCCTGACCATGGCCATCGGGGGCGCTGACATGCCCGTGGTCATCACTGTGCTCAATTCCTACTCTGGTTGGGCACTGTGTGCCGAGGGATTCCTATTGGACAACAACCTCATGACCATTGTAGGAGCTCTGATTGGTTCGTCTGGTGCTATCCTCTCCTACATCATGTGTGTG GCAATGAACCGTTCCCTGCCCAACGTGATCCTGGGAGGGTTCGGTACTAGCTCCACGGCGGGGGGGAAACCCATGGAGATCACAGGCACCCACACAGAGGTCAATGTGGACCAGTCCATCGAACTCATCAAAGAGGCCAACAGCATCATCATCACCCCAG gttgggGTCTGTGTGCGGCTAAGGCCCAGTACCCCATCGCTGACATGGTGAAGATGCTGGTAGAGCAGGGCAAGTCTGTCAG GTTTGGTATCCACCCTGTGGCAGGTCGTATGCCAGGCCAGCTGAACGTGCTCCTGGCTGAGGCAGGTGTTCCATACGACGTGGTTCTGGAGATGGATGAGATCAATGAGGACTTCAAag agactgacctgacgctggtGGTGGGTGCTAACGACACAGTGAACTCAGCAGCCCAGGAGGATCCCAACTCCATCATTGCTGGCATGCCAGTCCTGGAGGTCTGGAAGTCCAAACAG GTGATTGTGATGAAGAGGACCATGGGTGTGGGCTATGCTGCAGTAGACAATCCCATCTTCTACAAGCCCAACACATCCATGCTGCTGGGAGACGCCAAGAAGACCTGCGACACACTACAGGCCAAGATCAGAGAGGCCTACTACTAG